The following are encoded together in the Drosophila biarmipes strain raj3 chromosome 3L, RU_DBia_V1.1, whole genome shotgun sequence genome:
- the LOC108028275 gene encoding uncharacterized protein LOC108028275: MNISKAKKEMLSMSEQLCKDADHWQLSIKNGQETMKLIKTIYSRLFATEELLNNADSRKGLQATEKRINNLYVRLQRPLATMTKILESLTEVRDNTARMLNRLTLWMDDEIVSEHRIQPNLKSSELLTVLQFLRQRYDAEWEVKEMVVNDLEHINSSYELEFLVDGWDICRHAGGPEFAKTVRNHYRIVGRS; this comes from the exons ATGAACATTTCGAAAGCTAAAAAAGAGATGCTATCCATGTCCGAGCAGCTGTGCAAGGATGCGGACCACTGGCAATTGAGCATCAAGAATGGCCAGGAGACCATGAAGCTTATCAAGACTATATACAGCCGGCTCTTCGCCACCGAGGAACTCCTGAACAACGCGGACTCAAGGAAGGGTCTCCAGGCCACTGAGAAGCGGATCAATAATTTGTATGTACGCCTCCAGCGTCCTCTGGCCACGATGACCAAGATTTTAGAATCGCTGACCGAGGTTAGGGACAACACTGCCCGGATGTTGAACCGACTGACCCTCTGGATGGACGACGAAATAGTGTCGGAGCACAGGATCCAACCCAATCTAAAGAGTTCCGAACTCTTGACGGTGCTGCAGTTCCTAAGGCAACGTTACGATGCAGAGTGGGAGGTCAAGGAGATGGTTGTCA ATGACTTGGAGCACATAAACAGCTCCTACGAGCTGGAGTTTTTGGTGGATGGTTGGGACATTTGCAGGCATGCGGGAGGTCCGGAGTTCGCCAAGACGGTGCGCAATCATTACAGGATCGTTGGGCGCTCGTAA